In Patagioenas fasciata isolate bPatFas1 chromosome 20, bPatFas1.hap1, whole genome shotgun sequence, a genomic segment contains:
- the NAIF1 gene encoding nuclear apoptosis-inducing factor 1, with the protein MASPPAPPAKKRKMNFSEREVEIIVEELERGKHLLINHFNAGVPLAAKAAAWHDILRRVNAVATCHRELPEVKKKWSDLKTEVRRKVAQVRAAMEGGGESQNGNGNGPEGEDPTGAAAAPVILTPMQQRICNLLGEATIISLPSGDCGAGDGTEIPITASATTVTLTQIPAETTYHSLEDGVVEYCTTEAPTTVTAEAPLEMMAHQHEVSAKPQELKSRIALNSAKLLQEQRVTNLHVKEIAQHLEQQNDLLQMIRRSQEVQACAQERQAQAMEGTQAALSALIQVLRPMIKDFRRFLQSNTPSPSVTADPSQTGQQDGMIQ; encoded by the exons ATGGCGTcgcccccggcgcccccggccAAGAAGCGGAAGATGAACTTCTCGGAGCGGGAGGTGGAGATCATCGTGGAGGAGCTGGAGCGAGGCAAGCACCTCCTCATCAACCACTTCAACGCCGGCGTGCCCCTGGCCGCCAAGGCCGCCGCCTGGCACGACATCCTGCGCCGCGTCAACGCCGTCGCCACCTGCCACCGCGAGCTGCCCGAGGTCAAGAAGAAGTGGTCTGACCTCAAGACCGAGGTGCGGCGCAAAGTGGCCCAAGTGCGGGCCGCCATGGAAGGGGGAGGCGAGAGCCAGAACGGCAACGGCAACGGGCCGGAGGGCGAAGACCCAacgggcgccgccgccgccccggttaTACTCACCCCCATGCAGCAGCGCATCTGCAACCTGCTGGGAGAAGCCACCATCATCAGTTTGCCGAGCGGGGACTGCGGCGCAGGTGACGGGACCGAGATACCCATCACTGCGTCAGCCACCACGGTCACCCTGACCCAGA TTCCTGCAGAGACAACCTACCACAGTCTGGAGGACGGAGTCGTGGAGTACTGCACAACAGAAGCCCCCACCACGGTCACTGCCGAAGCACCCTTGGAGATGATGGCACATCAGCACGAAGTGTCCGCAAAACCCCAGGAGCTGAAAAGCCGAATTGCCCTCAACTCAGCCAAGCTCTTGCAGGAGCAGCGAGTGACCAACTTGCACGTGAAGGAGATCGCCCAGCACCTGGAGCAGCAGAACGACTTGCTGCAGATGATCCGTCGCTCTCAGGAGGTGCAGGCCTGCGCCCAGGAGCGACAGGCACAAGCTATGGAAGGAACACAGGCAGCACTGAGCGCCCTCATCCAGGTCCTCCGCCCCATGATTAAGGATTTCCGTCGATTTTTGCAGAGCAATACGCCCAGTCCCTCGGTCACCGCTGACCCTAGCCAGACAGGGCAGCAAGATGGCATGATCCAGTGA